In one window of Natrinema halophilum DNA:
- a CDS encoding E3 ubiquitin ligase family protein, which produces MAPEKEVIETALPLQSVTNGEPAIVAVIAGTFIVGLLGAYIGYSRYQRSKLIEETETAPIGSVTQGRTAISGTVRPVEEPLESPVTESDCVQYSFSVKDLVETDTEGGSSSDSDVVDSEKEWKRIEKGSDETPFYVDDESGAALVELEDGITYNMSSDNQELVDDRHGDGMHGLSDDDIPNDVIKRQYTESVLPIGEEVCVLGESRRPSEAEEGADIIIGRDPESDLFIVADKTKTELADSMSITGPLIALGGLAVSGVMLIILVNDFVLV; this is translated from the coding sequence ATGGCTCCCGAGAAGGAGGTGATCGAAACGGCATTGCCGTTACAGAGCGTGACCAATGGTGAACCGGCGATCGTCGCCGTCATCGCCGGCACGTTTATTGTTGGTCTCCTCGGCGCCTATATCGGCTACTCGCGCTACCAAAGGAGCAAATTGATCGAGGAGACTGAAACTGCTCCAATAGGATCGGTCACGCAGGGGCGCACCGCGATCAGTGGCACTGTTCGTCCAGTGGAAGAACCGCTCGAATCACCGGTCACTGAGAGTGATTGTGTCCAGTACTCGTTTTCGGTCAAAGATCTCGTCGAGACAGACACTGAGGGAGGCTCGTCGTCCGATTCGGACGTCGTCGATAGTGAGAAGGAGTGGAAACGTATCGAAAAGGGATCCGACGAAACTCCATTTTACGTCGATGATGAGTCTGGGGCCGCTCTGGTGGAACTCGAGGATGGTATCACCTACAATATGTCTTCAGACAACCAGGAGTTGGTCGACGATCGCCACGGCGATGGAATGCACGGCCTCTCCGACGACGACATCCCAAACGATGTAATCAAGCGCCAGTACACCGAGTCGGTGCTTCCTATCGGCGAAGAGGTCTGCGTGCTCGGCGAGTCGAGACGACCATCCGAGGCAGAAGAGGGAGCAGACATCATCATTGGCCGAGATCCTGAATCCGACCTGTTTATTGTGGCTGATAAAACGAAGACCGAACTCGCTGATTCCATGTCCATCACCGGCCCGCTCATCGCCCTCGGGGGACTTGCTGTAAGCGGTGTGATGCTCATCATCCTCGTCAACGACTTCGTTCTGGTGTGA